One genomic segment of Falco cherrug isolate bFalChe1 chromosome 13, bFalChe1.pri, whole genome shotgun sequence includes these proteins:
- the SIX3 gene encoding homeobox protein SIX3 has protein sequence MVFRSPLELYPTHFFLPNFAADPHHRSLLLASGGGGGGSGSGSGCSPGAGGGGGGSSRAPHEELSMFQLPTLNFSPEQVASVCETLEETGDIERLGRFLWSLPVAPGACEAINKHESILRARAVVAFHTGNFRDLYHILENHKFTKESHGKLQAMWLEAHYQEAEKLRGRPLGPVDKYRVRKKFPLPRTIWDGEQKTHCFKERTRSLLREWYLQDPYPNPSKKRELAQATGLTPTQVGNWFKNRRQRDRAAAAKNRLQHQAIGQSGMRSLAEPGCPTHSSAESPSTAASPTTSVSSLTERAETGTSILSVTSSDSECDV, from the exons ATGGTGTTCAGGTCCCCGCTAGAGCTTTATCCCACCCATTTCTTCTTGCCAAACTTCGCCGCCGACCCGCACCACCGCTCCCTCCTTCTCgccagcggcggcggcggcggcggcagcggcagcggctCGGGCTGCAGCCCCGGTGCCGGCGGCGGTGGAGGCGGCAGCTCCCGGGCACCCCACGAAGAGTTGTCAATGTTTCAGCTGCCCACACTCAACTTCTCCCCGGAGCAAGTGGCCAGCGTCTGCGAGACGCTGGAGGAGACTGGAGACATAGAGAGGCTGGGGAGGTTCCTCTGGTCGCTGCCGGTGGCGCCGGGGGCATGCGAGGCCATCAACAAGCACGAGTCCATCCTCCGCGCCCGGGCAGTGGTGGCCTTCCACACGGGCAACTTCCGAGACCTCTACCACATCCTGGAGAACCACAAATTCACCAAGGAGTCCCACGGCAAGTTGCAGGCCATGTGGCTCGAAGCGCACTACCAGGAGGCCGAGAAGCTAAGGGGTCGCCCGCTGGGGCCGGTTGATAAATACAGGGTGAGGAAGAAGTTTCCGCTGCCCAGGACCATTTGGGATGGCGAGCAGAAGACGCACTGCTTCAAGGAGAGGACTCGCAGCCTCCTGAGGGAGTGGTACCTGCAGGACCCTTACCCCAACCCCAGCAAGAAAAGGGAACTGGCTCAGGCCACGGGGCTCACCCCCACGCAAGTAGGCAACTGGTTCAAAAACCGAAGGCAAAGAGACAGAGCGGCGGCGGCTAAGAACAG GCTCCAGCACCAGGCGATAGGACAGAGCGGCATGCGGTCGCTGGCAGAGCCCGGCTGCCCGACACACAGCTCGGCCGAGTCTCCGTCCACGGCGGCCAGCCCGACCACCAGCGTCTCCAGTTTGACAGAAAGAGCCGAGACGGGCACCTCCATCCTCTCGGTAACCTCCAGCGACTCGGAATGTGATGTATGA